The Candidatus Hydrogenedentota bacterium nucleotide sequence CCACGCTGAACATGCGCTTCGCCTTGTCTTCCAGCGTAAATCGAAGCACAGGTTCGACCCGTGAAGTATCCAGCATCTTGTCGATGTTCGACTCGGGTGGCCTGAATTCCGCCCGAAACGCCGCCTGCCCGGCCGGGTCGAGATTTGAAAAGATTCGGGACAACAAGCTCTGTTCGCTTATGCGCGCGCCGTTCAACGAGTCCGCGAGATCCTGCAAGTCCCCGGCGGAGCGCCGTGGCTCGTAGACCGTGAGATGAGGCCCTTTCTCGGCCACCCGATAGCCCGGCAGGCCCAACGCCGCGAGTTTGGCTTCGATGAGCCGGATTTCGAGTAGATTGATTTCCGGCGTTAGAATCTTGCGCGCGGAGACTTCTCCATTGGGGCCTTCGACAATTTCCATGCCGTCGGGCACAGAATCGAGCGCTCCCGCCCGTGTGGTCTTCATGACGTAGCGGGTCGCGCCCTTCCTCGTGGTCGCGGCGTGGAGGTAATAGGTCTTTCCCATCCGGTTCGTGCGGGATACGGGTTCGTCTGGTTTCGCCATGGGTTGGTTCCTCGCGTTTTCAGTATATTTATGGCCGCATGATACGAAAACGGCGCTCGGAGTTCGAATGTACGGTATTTTCCGCTCCCTTGGATTTAGTGCTATACTCGACTCAAGGAAATCTGAGAAAGGGTGACCGTCATGAGCGATCTAGAGACGCTCCGAGAGCAAGTTCTGGCGTTGCCGGTTATTGACCGCGAGCTGATTATGGAAGATATCCTTGCCAGTTTCAGCCCGGCGGGTCAAGAAGTCATTAGCAGTGCCTGGGCTCACGAAATAGAGAGCCGAAGAAGGGGCTATGCGGAGGGCCGCATCCCCACTGTTTCGTTGGAAGAATCCAGGCGGCGATTGGGGATATGATGGATGTGAGGCTGCTTGAGCCCGCGCAGCAGGAACTCGAAGAGGCGGCAGGGTACTACGAAGCGCTGGAGGACGGGCTCGGTATCAGCCTCGCAACAGAATTTCACCAAAGCTTGGATCGTATTCGAGAATATCCCAAATCCTACCCAGTTATCTCTGGGAATGTACGTCGTTGCATGGTTCACCGCTTTAAATATCAAATTGTCTACGATCTTGTGGATGACCTGATCGTAGTTCTGGCGGTAGTACACGAACGGCAAGATCCGAAGATTTGGCAAGATCGTATTTGACTCTTGGCGCGACCGGCTTCAGCCCGCCAAATCTTCCAACTGCACCGCGCCGAATTGCTCTTCGCACAGCGCGCGGTAGGGGCCTTCTTCGTTGATGAGGGCGTCGTGGGTGCCGTCCTGCACGATGCGGCCATCTTCAATCACCACCACGCGATCACAATCCACTACGGTGGCGAGGCGGTGGGCAATGACCAGCGTGGTGCGGCCTTTCATCAGGCGCTCCAGCGCTTCCTGGATCACATTTTCCGCGTGGGAGTCGAGGCTGGAGGTGGCCTCGTCGAGGATGAGGATCTCGGGGTCGCGCAGGAAGGCCCGGGCGATGCTGAGGCGTTGCTTCTGGCCGCCGCTAAGCGTCACGCCGCGCTCGCCGATGAGGGTGTCGTAGCCCTTGGGAAGTTCCTCCACAAACTCGTCCACGTGGGCCATGCGGGCCGCTTCGAGCATTTCTTCTTCCGTGGCGCCGCGCCGCCCGTAGAGAATGTTCTCCCGCACGGAACCTCCGAACAGGATGGCGTCCTGCATCACCATGCCGATTTTCTCGCGCAGCGAGTGGAGCGTGACCTCGCGGATGTCCTGACCGTCGATGCGGATCGCGCCGCGCTTCACGTCGTAGAATCGGGGGACGAGCTTCACCAGCGTACTCTTGCCGCCGCCGCTGCGGCCCACGATGGCTACGGCGGTTCCGGGCTCCACATCGAGGGAAATACCTTCGATCACGGGCTGATCGTCGAGATAGGAGAAATGCACGTCCTCAAACGTAATGCGGCCTTCCGTCAGTTGGAGGGGTTTCGCATCGGGCGCGTCGGCAATGTCCGGCTGCACGTCCAGGATGGCAAAGACGCGGTCCATACCCGCGAGCTGCATCTGCACGGCGGCGGAGGCGTCGGCCAGGCGGCGCGTGGGCAGGTAGAGGTGTGCCAGGTAGCCGCTGAAGGCCACGAGTTCGCCGGGCTTGATCGACCCCTTCACCGCGAGCCAGGTGCCCACGAGCGTCACCACGAGCGGTCCGACCATGGTGAAGAATTCGCCCACCTGAAACATGGAGACGTGGATCCGGGTACGCACCATGACTTCGTCGTAGTAGTTGCGATGCAGCTTCATGAAACGGAGGCGTTCGGAACGCTCGCGCACAAAGGACATGACCACGCTGTGGCCCGTGAGTTTTTCGTTGATCTCGCCGGAAAGGCGGGACATTTCGTCGAGGGAGCGCTGGGACGCCACACGGAGGCGCGGATTCAGAACGCCGAAGACGAGGGCGTACATGGGCAGGGTGAACAGACTCGCCGTGGCCAGTTGCCAATTCTCGAAGAAGAGAAAGATCACCACGCCGACGAGAAAAATGAAATCGACGCCGACCGACATGACGCCCCGATCCAGAATGCCCTGGGCCTGGTTAATGTCGTTGGTCAGGCGCGAAGTCGTGGCCCCGGTGCGTTGTCCGGCGTGGTAGGCGAGTCCCAGCGATTGCACGTGGGCATAGAGCGCGTTGCGAATATCGAAGATGGTGCGATTGCCCGCCAGCTCCGCCCAGTAGGAACGGTAGTAGGCAATGGGAATACGCCCGATGAAGACCGCTATCAGAATGGCCGACATCTGGAGCAGCCGGCTCATCTTCTCATCGCCGGGAATATCCGCCAGGATGATGTTGTCCACGGAATAGCCCATGGCAAAGGGAAGCAGGAGAGCGAGGGTAAACTTCACCACGCCCGTCGCCACCGAACCGATGATGTAGAAGCGGTAGGGGCGGGCGTAGCGGAGAAAGCGCCAGAATGTGGGGGAGCCGAAGGTCATGCGACATTATATCAATGGACAATGGACAATGGACAATGGACAACTTTTTTTACCGTGTAGATTCTACGATTGGCTCTACATTTGCAAAAGTTGACCTCTTCCTCCTCGTTGTTCGTTGTCAATTGTCAATTGTCCATTGCCTCCCCTCGCAGCAGCCCATAGATCATATCATCCGTGAACTCGCCATTCTTGAAGAAGCGCTCGCGCTGGCATCCTTCCAGGCGAAAGCCCGCCTTCTCCAGCACGCGCCCGGAGGCCATGTTCCAGCCAAAGTGACCCGCTTCCAGCCGGTGATAGGCCAGGGTCTGAAACGCATAGGCCACAATCGCCCGAAGCGCCTCGGTCATGTAGCCCTGACCCCAGTACGCTTCGCCCAGCCAGTAACCGATCTCCGCCGTCCGCGCGAGGACGTCCTCTCGCGGGTGGATTCCGATTCCGCCGGCCACCTCACCTTCGATTTCGATGGCGAATCTTCTGCACGGGCCCTCGGTGGCCAGGCAGCTCTGAATCCACTCATCGGCGTCGGCCTCGGTGTAGGGCGAGCGAAACATGTTGCACAGGTTGCGCGACACGTTGGGGTTGTCCGCATGGCGCAAGAGCGCGGGCTTGTCTTCCCGTTGCCAGGGGCGCAAGCGCAGGCGGGGTGTCTCTATTTCCACGGGTATGATCCTTCCAGGTTGGCGCGGGTTGGAGACGCGTATACCTTGGGGAGCACAATGCATACCGCTGGCGTCCTACACCGATTACAGGGACAGCAGGCAACGAAGACATCAAGGCCTTCAGGGGCCACGCGGCCCTGCCGTCCTTCAAGTCCTTCAAGTCCTTCAAGTCCTTCAAGTCCTTCAAGTCCCTCAAGTCCTTCAAGTCCTTCAAGTCCCTCAAGTCCTTCAAGTCCCTCAAGTCCTTCAAGTCCTTCAAGTCCCTCAAGTCCCTCAAGTCCCTCAAGTCCCTCAGGTCCCTCAAGTCCCTCAAGTCCCTCAAGTCCCTCAAGTCCCTCAAGTCCTTCAAGTCCTTCAAGTCCTTCAAGTCCTTCCGCTCACTACCGCACCATCAATTCCAATGCCCACTGGATCACCTGCACATCAAACAGCAACTGCACCCCCGCCACCAGGGTCAGCACCATGATGATTCGGCTGAACCACCACTCCGACACCCGGTGGTGCATCCAGTGGCCCAGCCACGACCCCACCGGTATGAGCGCCACGAGGCACGCGTCGAACCACAGCACGCTCGTGTCCACCAGACCGGCCCAGGTATAGAAAGGCAGCTTGGTAATATTGATCAGGGTGAAGGTCCACGCCACCGTGCCGACGAAGAGGGTCTTGTTGAAACCCTGAGAGTAGACGTAGAGACTCACAATCGGCCCCGCGGCATGGGCGATGGTGGAGGTAAAACCGGCCAAGACGCCGACGGCCACGGCGGTCCTTCGACCCGCCTTGTGGTGCGCCACCCACGCCATGGAACGATCCTTCGCGGCGATGTAGAGCCCGAAAACAATCGCGATCACCCCCACCATACGTTTGATCAACTGGCCGTAAAACTCCACGCCCTCCCGACCGATCTGCCACCACACCAGCGCCCCCAGCACGATGCCCAGGCACGACGGCACAAAGATCCGCATCACCTGCGCCCAGTCTTTGTTGTGCCGGTGGTGATAGATCGCATTCAGGTCGCACAGAATTAAGAGGGGCAGCAGCGTCGCCGCCACTTTGTCCACCGGCATCACCAGCATCATCAATG carries:
- a CDS encoding ABC transporter ATP-binding protein produces the protein MTFGSPTFWRFLRYARPYRFYIIGSVATGVVKFTLALLLPFAMGYSVDNIILADIPGDEKMSRLLQMSAILIAVFIGRIPIAYYRSYWAELAGNRTIFDIRNALYAHVQSLGLAYHAGQRTGATTSRLTNDINQAQGILDRGVMSVGVDFIFLVGVVIFLFFENWQLATASLFTLPMYALVFGVLNPRLRVASQRSLDEMSRLSGEINEKLTGHSVVMSFVRERSERLRFMKLHRNYYDEVMVRTRIHVSMFQVGEFFTMVGPLVVTLVGTWLAVKGSIKPGELVAFSGYLAHLYLPTRRLADASAAVQMQLAGMDRVFAILDVQPDIADAPDAKPLQLTEGRITFEDVHFSYLDDQPVIEGISLDVEPGTAVAIVGRSGGGKSTLVKLVPRFYDVKRGAIRIDGQDIREVTLHSLREKIGMVMQDAILFGGSVRENILYGRRGATEEEMLEAARMAHVDEFVEELPKGYDTLIGERGVTLSGGQKQRLSIARAFLRDPEILILDEATSSLDSHAENVIQEALERLMKGRTTLVIAHRLATVVDCDRVVVIEDGRIVQDGTHDALINEEGPYRALCEEQFGAVQLEDLAG
- a CDS encoding sulfite exporter TauE/SafE family protein: MFSAFIEPGVPVVLFWIFVSVAIVIQGISKSGFAGGAGILSLPLMMLVMPVDKVAATLLPLLILCDLNAIYHHRHNKDWAQVMRIFVPSCLGIVLGALVWWQIGREGVEFYGQLIKRMVGVIAIVFGLYIAAKDRSMAWVAHHKAGRRTAVAVGVLAGFTSTIAHAAGPIVSLYVYSQGFNKTLFVGTVAWTFTLINITKLPFYTWAGLVDTSVLWFDACLVALIPVGSWLGHWMHHRVSEWWFSRIIMVLTLVAGVQLLFDVQVIQWALELMVR
- a CDS encoding addiction module protein is translated as MSDLETLREQVLALPVIDRELIMEDILASFSPAGQEVISSAWAHEIESRRRGYAEGRIPTVSLEESRRRLGI
- a CDS encoding type II toxin-antitoxin system RelE/ParE family toxin, with amino-acid sequence MMDVRLLEPAQQELEEAAGYYEALEDGLGISLATEFHQSLDRIREYPKSYPVISGNVRRCMVHRFKYQIVYDLVDDLIVVLAVVHERQDPKIWQDRI
- a CDS encoding GNAT family N-acetyltransferase, with amino-acid sequence MEIETPRLRLRPWQREDKPALLRHADNPNVSRNLCNMFRSPYTEADADEWIQSCLATEGPCRRFAIEIEGEVAGGIGIHPREDVLARTAEIGYWLGEAYWGQGYMTEALRAIVAYAFQTLAYHRLEAGHFGWNMASGRVLEKAGFRLEGCQRERFFKNGEFTDDMIYGLLRGEAMDN